One genomic segment of Desulfomicrobium sp. ZS1 includes these proteins:
- a CDS encoding response regulator, with translation MESSTKSRPSHRSILIIEDEEFIRLTVADHLKDNGHSVDEAASGAEGLRLLDIDRHETVLLDLRLGDMDGHSILAGIREKSAEIPVIIVSGAGDMHDVIKALRAGASDFLTKPILDFALLDLALDKAWERLDLLQERREYAHELERRVLERTAELAETNGKLQESEALFRQLVENINEIFWLQQLDPPRMLYVSAACEDILGVPMDVIMDDIRNLADHIHPDDRERAQHFYQLKTLEHSVDEYFKFVRPDGEIRWLRSKIFPIPDTDGGTTRVAGITEDITARIAAAEREKDNQRKLIQADKLISLGTLAAGVAHEINNPNHLLRLNAQALEQIWSQLRQQLDDVVPEISSISIGGMTMGQLDAEIPRLLGGMIGASDRIRDIVQHMKDFARTDTLDTDIPVRVAEVLGAAVSLLHNKLKNATDHLEIDIEEHLPPVKGNPLRLEQVFINLLMNAAEALPDKNAGIHVCLRRQSPRQLELTIHDEGTGISAQVLEHVFDPFFTTKRDCGGLGLGLSISKTIIDAHGGELSFEPAQNGGTLTRVTLPTMAMRS, from the coding sequence ATGGAGTCCAGCACCAAATCCAGACCGTCCCACCGATCCATCCTCATCATCGAGGACGAGGAATTCATCCGCCTGACCGTCGCCGACCATCTCAAGGATAATGGGCACAGCGTGGACGAGGCCGCAAGCGGAGCGGAAGGGCTGCGCCTGCTCGACATTGATCGCCACGAGACAGTGCTGCTTGATTTGCGTCTCGGCGACATGGACGGGCACTCCATCCTGGCCGGAATCCGTGAAAAATCCGCCGAAATCCCGGTCATCATCGTTTCCGGAGCAGGCGACATGCACGACGTCATCAAGGCCTTGCGCGCCGGAGCGTCGGATTTTCTGACCAAGCCGATCCTTGATTTCGCCCTGCTCGACCTGGCCCTGGACAAGGCCTGGGAACGTCTCGATCTGCTTCAGGAACGCCGAGAATATGCCCATGAGCTGGAAAGGCGGGTCCTTGAACGAACCGCCGAACTGGCCGAGACCAATGGAAAATTGCAGGAAAGCGAAGCCCTTTTTCGTCAACTTGTCGAAAACATAAATGAAATATTCTGGCTCCAGCAGCTTGACCCTCCTCGCATGCTCTATGTCAGCGCGGCCTGCGAAGACATTCTTGGCGTGCCGATGGATGTCATCATGGATGACATCAGAAATCTGGCCGACCATATCCATCCCGATGACCGTGAACGCGCCCAGCACTTCTATCAGCTCAAAACTCTTGAACATTCTGTCGATGAATACTTCAAATTCGTCAGGCCGGACGGAGAAATCCGCTGGCTCCGATCCAAGATATTTCCCATCCCCGACACCGACGGGGGGACCACCCGCGTCGCGGGTATCACTGAAGACATTACCGCGCGTATCGCCGCGGCAGAAAGAGAAAAAGACAACCAACGCAAACTGATCCAGGCCGACAAGCTGATTTCGCTCGGCACCCTGGCAGCGGGCGTGGCTCACGAGATCAACAACCCCAATCATCTGCTACGGTTGAATGCCCAGGCCTTGGAGCAGATCTGGAGCCAGCTCCGGCAGCAGCTTGACGATGTGGTCCCAGAAATCTCCTCCATATCCATTGGCGGCATGACCATGGGGCAACTTGATGCGGAAATCCCGCGCCTGCTGGGCGGCATGATTGGAGCTTCCGACCGCATCCGCGACATTGTCCAGCATATGAAGGATTTCGCCCGAACCGATACCCTGGACACAGACATACCGGTCAGGGTGGCAGAAGTCCTCGGTGCCGCCGTTTCCCTGCTGCACAACAAACTCAAAAATGCAACCGACCACCTGGAGATCGACATCGAAGAACACCTTCCACCAGTGAAGGGAAACCCTCTACGGTTGGAACAAGTTTTCATCAATCTGCTGATGAACGCAGCCGAAGCCCTCCCGGACAAAAATGCAGGCATCCATGTTTGCCTGCGCAGGCAGAGTCCTCGTCAACTGGAGCTGACAATCCATGACGAAGGGACAGGAATTTCCGCGCAAGTGCTGGAACACGTCTTCGACCCTTTCTTTACCACCAAACGCGACTGCGGCGGCCTCGGACTCGGGCTTTCCATCAGCAAGACCATCATCGACGCCCACGGCGGGGAACTTAGTTTCGAGCCTGCGCAAAACGGAGGCACACTGACTCGGGTGACGCTTCCGACAATGGCGATGAGGTCATGA
- a CDS encoding HD domain-containing phosphohydrolase, whose amino-acid sequence MDTSNQTTTPTVLLIDDERMNRLIVGDYLRDSGYAVLEAESSSEGLRIFDNARPDIVITDLRMPGGDGNQVVTRLQNIAPDTPVIIISGTASLEEALCTLRDGASDFITKPVREMGRIKHAIEAAMKKAHLNRENRLVKTALDDAIQQHTHELRDLNAKLKNALESTVNALGVIVAQKDPYTAGHNDRVARIAMALGHSMGLSRDRIETLRVAGNLHDIGKISVPGKILNKPGRLTPEEFEQVKIHPETGFEILKDIPFHGPVAEIVLQHHERYDGTGYPRGLKRDETMLEARILAVADIYEALTSDRPYRQALPHEQAMAHIIREAGNQICPLCACAFIAASKAGVLSTIANSERAGQFPERP is encoded by the coding sequence ATGGACACATCAAATCAAACAACAACACCCACGGTCCTGCTCATCGACGATGAGCGAATGAACCGTCTGATCGTAGGCGACTACCTCCGCGACAGCGGATACGCCGTTCTCGAAGCAGAATCGTCATCCGAGGGGTTGCGCATTTTCGATAATGCCCGGCCCGATATCGTCATTACCGACCTGCGCATGCCGGGAGGCGACGGAAACCAGGTCGTCACACGGTTACAAAATATCGCGCCCGACACCCCGGTCATCATCATATCCGGAACAGCAAGCCTGGAAGAGGCGCTGTGCACGCTGCGCGACGGCGCCAGCGATTTCATCACCAAACCGGTGCGGGAAATGGGCCGCATCAAGCACGCCATCGAAGCGGCCATGAAAAAAGCGCACCTGAATCGGGAAAATCGCCTCGTCAAAACCGCCCTGGACGACGCAATTCAACAACATACGCATGAATTGCGGGATCTCAACGCGAAACTCAAGAATGCCCTTGAATCCACGGTCAACGCCCTGGGCGTCATCGTGGCCCAGAAAGACCCCTACACCGCCGGACACAACGATCGCGTGGCACGTATCGCCATGGCTCTGGGCCATTCCATGGGGCTGTCCCGGGACCGCATCGAAACCCTGCGCGTGGCCGGGAACCTCCACGACATCGGCAAGATCAGTGTTCCCGGAAAAATTCTGAACAAACCGGGCAGGCTCACGCCGGAAGAATTCGAGCAGGTCAAGATCCACCCGGAAACAGGGTTTGAAATACTCAAAGACATCCCTTTCCACGGACCGGTGGCGGAAATCGTACTCCAGCACCATGAACGCTACGACGGCACGGGATATCCGCGCGGACTCAAACGCGACGAAACCATGCTTGAAGCGCGCATTCTCGCCGTGGCGGACATCTACGAAGCGCTCACCTCGGACCGTCCCTACCGGCAAGCCCTTCCGCACGAACAGGCCATGGCGCACATCATCCGTGAAGCCGGCAACCAGATCTGCCCTCTCTGCGCTTGCGCCTTCATCGCTGCCAGCAAAGCCGGAGTGCTCTCCACCATCGCTAATAGCGAACGCGCCGGACAATTCCCTGAGCGCCCATGA
- a CDS encoding sigma-54 dependent transcriptional regulator, producing the protein MNLYPANPVLLVDDEEEILASLRVTLALAGITNSVLCSSGSAAVDIAQKREVEAVLLDVLMPGRKGDDILEELLNAQPDLPVIMVTGVDDVDLAVSCMRKGAYDYIRKPADSERIVSALTRAFELRTMRRERRNLSAGFLSPAPHKSEAFNELITYSPAMSRIFQYCEAIAASPEPVLIMGETGVGKELLAKAIHGASARQGEFVAVNVAGLDEQAFSDTLFGHVRGAFTGADRARGGFMERASGGTLFLDEIGDLPVQAQIKLLRVLQEKEFYPMGSDRPKPLTARIISATNRSADELSDGQRFRADFYFRIATHSLTIPPLRHRPEDIAPLADHFLAHAAQTYGHALSLPSQVLDLLREYAFPGNIRELRGLILDMAGRSQNDQSCLDALREKLSQTQPVLQNSMPDHLFSTFLRLPTLQEGSEALVAEALKRTEGNQRRAAQLLGITPQALNSRLKRRSSSSA; encoded by the coding sequence ATGAATCTTTACCCCGCAAACCCCGTTCTGTTGGTGGACGATGAAGAGGAAATCCTGGCCAGCCTGAGGGTCACGCTGGCCCTGGCCGGAATCACGAACTCCGTCCTCTGCTCCAGTGGCTCTGCGGCGGTGGACATCGCCCAAAAACGGGAAGTCGAGGCCGTGTTGCTGGACGTGCTCATGCCCGGACGCAAGGGCGACGATATTCTCGAAGAACTCCTGAATGCCCAGCCCGACCTGCCGGTCATCATGGTCACCGGCGTCGACGACGTGGACCTGGCCGTTTCCTGCATGCGTAAAGGGGCCTATGACTACATCCGCAAGCCCGCCGATTCGGAGCGCATCGTCTCGGCCCTGACCAGGGCCTTCGAGCTGCGCACCATGCGCCGGGAGCGCCGCAATCTTTCCGCCGGATTCCTAAGTCCCGCTCCGCATAAATCCGAAGCCTTCAATGAACTCATTACCTACAGCCCGGCCATGTCGCGCATCTTTCAGTACTGCGAGGCCATCGCCGCAAGCCCTGAGCCGGTGCTCATCATGGGAGAAACGGGGGTAGGCAAGGAGCTTCTGGCCAAGGCCATCCACGGGGCAAGCGCTCGTCAGGGCGAGTTCGTGGCCGTCAATGTGGCCGGACTTGACGAACAGGCCTTTTCCGACACTCTTTTCGGTCATGTCCGGGGCGCCTTCACCGGCGCGGACCGAGCGCGCGGCGGGTTCATGGAACGGGCATCCGGGGGCACACTCTTTCTCGATGAGATCGGAGACCTGCCCGTGCAAGCCCAGATCAAACTGTTGCGAGTCCTGCAGGAAAAGGAATTTTACCCCATGGGTTCAGACCGGCCCAAGCCTCTGACCGCCAGAATTATTTCAGCGACCAATCGATCCGCTGACGAATTGAGCGACGGTCAACGCTTTCGCGCTGATTTCTATTTCCGCATTGCAACCCACTCCCTGACCATTCCCCCCTTGCGACATCGCCCCGAGGACATAGCCCCTTTGGCGGACCATTTTCTGGCCCATGCCGCCCAGACTTATGGCCACGCCCTCTCACTCCCCTCCCAAGTGCTCGACCTCCTGCGTGAATACGCATTCCCGGGCAACATCCGGGAATTACGAGGGCTGATCCTCGACATGGCAGGAAGATCCCAAAACGATCAATCCTGCCTCGATGCGCTGAGAGAAAAACTGTCCCAAACCCAGCCCGTCCTGCAAAACTCCATGCCGGATCACTTGTTTTCAACCTTTCTGCGACTCCCCACCCTGCAGGAAGGATCCGAAGCCCTTGTCGCTGAAGCGCTGAAGCGCACCGAGGGCAATCAACGGCGCGCGGCCCAACTGCTGGGCATCACGCCGCAAGCCCTGAATTCACGCCTCAAACGCCGCTCGTCCTCCTCCGCATAA